The window TTGTCGAGGCTAGAGTATACAGTACCGCAGGGGTGGGCAAATTTGTTTTGGGCATGGGCCATATCGTAGTTATGGTAACCCTCAGACAAGACAATTATTCACCAAAATGCCCCCCGGGGTCTTCAGATCCCCCCCCTATGTCCGACGAACAAATGTGTTGGTTCACTGTGATGGGTAAAGTGCAGAGAACAAATTTTGTCTGCATGCACGCATGCTTATGACAACAAAggtgagtcttcttcttcttcttcaaacctGGAACATTGTGACTGTGACTTCTAGTCCAATCGTGTAATTCTCATTGGGAACTCACAAAATGTCATTTAGACGAGAGAGTAGCGCATGGCCTCAAAAGAGAAGTAACACAGGAAGTGAGTGAGGGCTTGCTGAGCTCGTGTTCCAAATCCGCCGAAACCCTCTCGACAAGAAACACAACCCTCTTGACGGTGATGCTGACATTTTGTTCCtcgcagcgttttttttttttttttttccaaaagcatCAGGCTGGAGGGAGGAGGCCTGGGGTCCGGTCTGCTCAGGAGGATATCACCCCGGTAAGCCAAACAGTTCTTATTGTGATGACAACTCATCTCTGTGGTTTTGCATTGTTGTGTACTTTAAGTGCCTTATTCATCAGGTGCACACAGGAGGTGAAAAGTGTATGCTGACAATGTTAAAATTTGAGGTCTGACATCCTTGTCAATTACGGGTTTAGGTCTTTCACGTGCTTTTTTGTGCTTCCTCTTATCATAGACATGTAAACAATTATTGTGCCAATCAGTGAAACTGGCATCCTGGACAACTTCTAACAAATATGATGCTTGGAATTTGTTCCAAAATGGgtatttcaaaccaaaatagcCATCCTTCTGGTCAAGCTtaggtccttgagactttttttgtgtgtcaggtTATAATAGATATAGACCCAGTTTCATGTTAGTCAGGGAAACAGTTGTCCAGGGCTTTTCCTGCAGAGTATAAGGACTGGAACTGACCCTAAAATGGCTGGTTCAAACCAAAATTCTGTTCAGGTTGGGGCAGGAACCTGTCCTTGAGACATTTTAGTTCCTCTTGCTATAACAGTCATGAACAAAATGAGTCAGTGAAACTGATTTCCAGACCTCATTTTCTAACTTTCCAGAGGTGCTTATGAGTGAGTTTTGGAAAGTTAACAGCCCGATTGAATCCGCTTCTAGTCTCACTTCACATAATTCAGCTTTTTTATATCCCAGACTCAAAAAATGGCAATTATTCAGGTatgttcatcctgaaatttgggaaaccacaaaaaaaaattctaaagatGACATGCCTGAAAAGATACAGGAAGTCTCCTCTTTTATTTTGGAGCAAGCATTGAAAAACACTTTCACTTAGCAACCATAAATTTGGTAAGCACGTCCACAGAAAGATCTCAAAAAGGTTTGAAGAAGGCATTTTAAAgttcattttggtcatttttgtgGTCCTTACTATCTTTACTAAATTAAATCCCCAAGGCCCTTACATACATAGcaatatgaaatttggtagCTGTGTCAATCATAAGTTGATTTTGTACAATTACTACCAAACTGCAACCATGCACTATACAAATGGGCAATGCTAAATTGTGACGCATTAGCACTTTTTTCCAATCGCATGCAGACTGATCACGGCAATGATGATGAACCACTCCagtaaatgtgcaaataaaacaTTCTGATGACTTTTCATCTTATGGTGACGACAGTGAAGAAGAGAATCCTGCATACATACAAACTGAAGTGAACAATGTTCTTCATTGTGTCCATTCAGGAAGTCTCACTAGTGCGGTAACAGCCCTCAAGCTCACAACTGCAACAACATGgggtgaggtgttttttttacatacaatgTGCTACTGGAGGtctattattttcatttgaagcAGCCATTCTAGAGTCTTTTTGGCCATTTCCAATCCTTCAAAGATTCACTTGTCCAAGAGAAACTAATCCACGTTTTCGAGACCGATGGATGGCACCAATTTATGCAATGTTTGGGTTTTGGCTGTTCTGTGTGGGCAGATCATGGCACTGAAGTTTAAAGTTATTAAGCTAAAACAAAACTGATACTAGTAACTAAGCCCCACAATGTCAGAACCAGATAAAATGTTGCACTTTGCAAAATGATATTTAGGAGCCATGTCCATCATGACTGGACCCACAAAAACCATCAGTTTGATGCTGCTCTTTTAGGgtattttttgttgaattcAACACCCAAACCAGTTTAAATACGTAACATGAAATTTGGGAGATACTTCCATCATGAGTaaaccccgcaaaaaaaaaaaatctcaaaaagcCCTGCTTGAAAATATAGAATGTACTCACTTTGGCCATTGTAAAGGGGTCTTCTAAAGACATACTTGTCATAGTGATTTTGTCCGATTGCTctcaaatttgaaatgtgtatACTAGACAGATGAGAAGGTGTCAGTTACAGGGAACTTGAGTGTTCTACTTTGCAAGTGCACAGAGTATAATAAAGTTTTGACTTgttacaaaaagcaaaatgacGGATGTATAAATTTGTGTATATGAAAAAGGATCATGATTGTACTGGTGTAGGGGTTCCACATCTAAAAAGCTACATGTATGCTCCCAAAGTCAGGTGTCAAGGGTGCTAAGGAGGACACCAACCTAGTGACCAACCGCTGTTTTTGCCACCACAGGGTCGGAGATGACAGTGGACCAGGGAGGTTGAGTCTCCGCTTTTCCCGCTTGAGTGCCAGGCGTCATTCCCGCGCGCCGAGTCATCCCGACAGATCCGCAGCGCCACCCCCGCAGCGACTGGCTCAGCAAGGTGAGTCCTCTCCTTTGTAGACCTGGAAGAACGTCGACGAAAAAGTTCTAGATTAAAGAATTTCGACTTTTTATGCCACTATCCCACAATTAAACGTTTATCCATGTTCTGTTCATCCATTCTTTGCATTGTAAATAATGTTTTCGGAAAGAGGAAAATCTGCTGAGTGACATTCCAGTTAAAACCTGTTCTCTGTGTGGTTGTGGTAGAGGACAGGGTTCCTCTATCAAACAATGTCCCACCTCCAGTTCGGGCTCCAGCTCCAGCTGCAGCTCCACATCAAGTTCCATCCCTGGCTCTGGTTTCTCTTGCCCCAGCAACAAAAATTCCTCCCAAACGGCCGGACAAATCCACCAAGCCCAAACTGCCCCCTCGGCCTCTTTCAAAGGGGTTCAGTAGTAATGAACACAGCTCCAATGTGTTACAGGTACAAGCCAAGACCCAAGCCCAGAGCTTTGTCTGGTGACCCATAattgtctgcatttttttttttaattctacagGGTTTTAATACTTTCCGGGCAAGTGACGTCCTGTGCGATGTGGTGTTGGTTCCCGGAGATAGTCAGGATACTTTCCCAGTGCACCGAGTCATCATGGCATCATCCAGTGACTACTTCAAGGCTATGTTCACAGGTTAGTCGTCCTCTGCTAGATAGTTAAGAAGCCTTACTGACCTGGGCAATTGTGGCTGCGTCTCCTCGTCCATCTGCTCTTGTGAATTCCTCTCCATTCAGGAGAAGAGGTGGGAAAAGTATTCATACTCTGTACTCGAGCAGAAGTACAAAAACAGCGGAACCTTGACTGAGTTGAACCTCAGTTGATTTTACCGTTCTCTGGTCACATCTTTTTACACTCTGTATTCAGATGTAAAGATTGAGAAAATAtagggagtaaaagtaaaaactcgtaaaaatactcaagtaaagcACAGTATTTTTACACTGTTCAGGAGGTATGCGTGAGACAGATATGCGCGAGATCAAGCTGCACGGCGTGACCACATTGGGCCTGAAGAACATTTTAGACTTCATCTATACATCAAAAATTAACCTGGACATGGGTAACCTTCAAGAGACCCTGGAGGCTGCCAACTTCCTTCAGGTCATCCCGGTGCTTTCGTTCTGCAACCAGCTTCTGAGCAGTGAGGTGAATTTCAGTCAAGTCCATTCAATTTGGGGGAGTGCTAACTGTAGCATCAAGTGCTTACTGTCTTCTGTCAATCTAGATTACAGTTGATAATTGCGTGGAGGTGGAGTGCATTGCATCTGATTTACTTCTGGAGGACTTGCAGCGCAACATTGGTGAGTGACGAGACACTGTGTCGTGTTTGGGGGTGAGGGGGTTCCTCGTAGTACTGTGCGGGCTTAAAGTTAGTGTTTGGGCTAAGGTACCCCTATGGTATAGTGATGACCCGAATTGAAGGCTTTGGATTAATGGGTTAGGttggaaaacagatggatggatggatggatggatggatggatggatggatggatggatggatggatggatggattgacagaCATATTGTATTAGAGCACCTAAGAAAGTTGGTTGAGCCTATCTGTTTTTTGGTAGCGGAATTTGTGAGCCGCAACCTGTCGGCCCTGGTGCAGTGCGGTCGCTACCTTCAACTCTCCAAGAAGACCATCACCGGAGCCCTGGCCAGCAACTCTCTGAATGGACTCTCTGAAATGGAGCTCTACCAAATCGCCAAAGCTTGGGTGACTCACGACTCTGACAAGCGCCGCCATTCAGTTTACGACTTGATGCGTCACATTCGCTTCCCCCTGATGAGCCCCTCCGAGCTGATCCAGATCTCCCATGAAGAAAACGTAAAGGATGAAGAAAGCGATTCCCTGATGCGTTCCGAGACCTCCTGCATCAACCTCCTGTTGGAGGCAAGTAACTATCAGATGATGCCCTTCATGCAGCCGGGTCTCCAAAGTGAGCGCACACAGATCCGGTCAGACACTACCCACATTGTGGCACTGGGGGGGGTCATGCGGCAGCAGCTGGTGGTGAGCCGTGAGTTGAGGATGTATGACAACAAAACAGGTCACTGGAGAGCCCTCAAGTCCATGGATGTGCCTTGTTACCAACATGGTGTGGCCCTTCTGGGTGGCTTCCTCTTCATCGTCGGAGGTTGGAGAGTCAAAACAAagtttggacaaaaaaatatatattttttttgttttttaaaatcacactgTCTTCCTAGGTCAAAGTACCTATGACACCAAGGGTAAGACAGCCATCGATAGTGCCTACCGCTATGACCCACGATTCAACGTGTGGCTTCAGATTGCTTCACTCAACGAGAAGAGGACTTTCTTCCACCTTAGCGCTCTGAAGGGGAAACTCTACGCTGTCGGTGGCAGAAATGTGGCGGGAGAGATCGGTGagatgatttttatttgttcCAGGGGAGTAGTGGTAGTTCTGGGAGTTCCTCTTAGCAACTAAATCACGGTAATGGGGGATAGTTGAAGCTCTTCCCTCGTTTTTGGGATTCGGATTATGTTTAAAGTTGGACTATgtggtagggttagggttaaagtACCCTAAGAAAATTGTACTGAGGGATTGCATAGGGGGTGAGTTATGGTTGGTTCAGTTTAAGAGTAACCTAAATATAACCGTACCACTGATGGAGCCAGAAGCGAACAAGAAAGCCACAGTTTTGTTAACGGTTTTCATCGAGTCTTTGGTTACAAACCTTTGTAAATGTATCCTGCATCATCCTGTATACAACCTCAAACTATTTTGTACTGGAACTTCAGACTCAGTGGAGTGCTACGACCTGAAGACCAACGAGTGGAGGTTTGTGAGAAGCATGGCCGAGTCTCACTACGGACACGCTGGGACGGTACACGGCGACATGATGTACATCTCAGGTACCACCAAAGGAACGCTACACTATAAAAATGTAGTCTtgcaacaacacaaaaacacgGTTGCGTGCAAAGACGACAAAGGAAATGAGTCAAATGTGGTCTCAGGTGGGTgttcaacaacaaaatatttacatccaAAAAACAATACCACAAAACAGATTGGACATTATCATagcattttggggttttttttaacttctggaAAATAGTGTACATCTTTTTTATTAATTGATGCAGCCTTCCAGACCCCGAAAACAGAACAGAATGTGGAAAAACAGAACTTCCACTAAAGCAACTAGGTTCACAGACACTGTGGCGGCCTTGACTATTTGTCCTCACAGAAAAAGGCCTTCTTGTCTCTAAATAAACACAAGCGGCAAATTCAAGGCTGAGAGTGGGAGGTTGGGCCGCTGAATTAAAGTGGAACAAGCCTTGTGAAAACATTTTAGTTGAAGAGACGCTCTTTCCTCCCCGTTGTGTGGCGCATCAATTTGACTCTCTTTAGAGTTCTACAACCtccaattaaaaatatgtatatgtgtatttgtcagaaaaaataaacatgtaaaagtaatattcagtatatttttcaattaattaacattttaaaatataaacaataagACTActtgttcttttcttctttttgttgttttaaattttaatttacacACACTGTACATATTAAATATATTGAGCCTCAGTGAGagaagggatttaaaaaaaagaaaaatctgtaaTGATATATTCAttacagatttttcttttttttaatgcttttaaaccttttattattaaaaaaatttatttctgAGATTTTACAATGTTAATAAAACAATGAgggtatttattttaatgtactttttaaaattgtttgctTCTGTGGCACACCAAATTGCTCATGTTTAATCATCACAGTATTAGTTTaactttgaaaattcaaatattgtaaaagatgtacttttttttagcttagtattggtttttttttttaacatgcatggCATAGTATACCCACCTGGCAATGACATTGGGGGGCTAAAAGGTTGACAGAAAAATAtctaatattttaaaacatattaaaatacttatactgtgattggctggcaaccggttcagggtgtaatctgcctcctggccattgatagctgggataggctccagcattcctgcaacccttgtgaggaaaagcggctaagaaaatggatagatggacatatgtgtttttgatgaaaaatattgttatttttaatatgaTTGTGACGATTGGAAAATTTCAGAATCAAAAAGTGGCATAAAATTTTCACACGAGAGAAAAAGTCTTGTGTCACTGccaagacaaaatatttaacacaCCAGATAAACTTAaaacatctgtaaaaaaaaattatactaatgaaaaataccacacaataaaaataagaaagatTGAGGGTGTCCTActtttagttttactttttaaaatattttacaccaTAAACGAAAAGATCAGTTTGACGTACAACATAACCTGAGGGTTATTCAGTGGGTGTACCAGAGAAAACGAGACTTCTAAAGAGAAGATAAATGCTTATCATAAGCAATGTTTTAAGACTGTTAATATGGCCTTGTGGTATCAATCAGTCACAACCTTTGACACTTTGATCACATGCAAGTGCCTCTTTTGACAAGTCGCAAAAGCGCGCTCAGTTTGACCTTTTCTCACCAAATGCACATCCTGTCACTGTAACCACTCTCAGCCTCGGCCCGTCACAGGAAACAGGCATCTGCTCACAATGCGGTAAAGACAGCTGACAAAAATATGCacaacgtgaaaaaaaaaaaaaaaaaaactaaactatcTTAATCtaaactttgatttttttatgttactCGGCTCTTTCTCGGTATCCCAGGCTTTGTTGACTGTTAATTGCTTTTATGGTGCCATCTTATGGTCATGGAGCCCTAAGCATGTGCTTAGTTGGCTTATGCCTTGGGCCAGTTAGCTGAATCCCGTTTCCCAATGATATCATTTAGGTGGCATCACCCACGACACCTTCCAGAGGGAACTGTGGTGCTATGACCCGGCAAGGGACACGTGGACCCGCCGCGCGGACATGAAGGAGCTGCGGGGCCTCCATTGTATGTGCACTGTGGGGGATCGCATCTTTGTCATGGGTGGCAACCACTTCCGGGGCAGCACCGACTATGACGACGTACTGGCCTGCGAGTGCTACAGCCCCAAAATCGACCAGTGGACGGTGGTGGCGCCCATGCCGCGGGGCCAAAGTGATGTGGGTGTCACCGTCTTCCAAGGCCAGATCTACGTGGTGGGCGGGTACTCGTGGAACAGCCGCTGCATGGTAGACATCGTGCAGCGCTACGACCCCGAGGAGGACACGTGGGACCATGTGTTCGACATCTTGGAGCCTCTGGGTGGTATTCGAGCCTGTACCATGACTGTTCATTTGCCAGAGGGCTCGGTAGACGAGGTTCAGATCCAGGAGGTGCCCCTAACCACAGGCGAGAACTAAACTTGGGTAGCAATTGGATGGAATCCCAAGGAAAATTTTGTCTTTGAAAGACCCCtggaaatgatcaaaatgttGATTTAAATCTGCTTCtatccaaaatggcagactccTGTGCATTATACAAAATGGCTTTTTGAGACTGTTTGgtgggtctactc of the Syngnathoides biaculeatus isolate LvHL_M chromosome 14, ASM1980259v1, whole genome shotgun sequence genome contains:
- the si:rp71-68n21.9 gene encoding kelch-like protein 9 isoform X2, whose product is MGVGDDSGPGRLSLRFSRLSARRHSRAPSHPDRSAAPPPQRLAQQEDRVPLSNNVPPPVRAPAPAAAPHQVPSLALVSLAPATKIPPKRPDKSTKPKLPPRPLSKGFSSNEHSSNVLQGFNTFRASDVLCDVVLVPGDSQDTFPVHRVIMASSSDYFKAMFTGGMRETDMREIKLHGVTTLGLKNILDFIYTSKINLDMGNLQETLEAANFLQVIPVLSFCNQLLSSEITVDNCVEVECIASDLLLEDLQRNIAEFVSRNLSALVQCGRYLQLSKKTITGALASNSLNGLSEMELYQIAKAWVTHDSDKRRHSVYDLMRHIRFPLMSPSELIQISHEENVKDEESDSLMRSETSCINLLLEASNYQMMPFMQPGLQSERTQIRSDTTHIVALGGVMRQQLVVSRELRMYDNKTGHWRALKSMDVPCYQHGVALLGGFLFIVGGQSTYDTKGKTAIDSAYRYDPRFNVWLQIASLNEKRTFFHLSALKGKLYAVGGRNVAGEIDSVECYDLKTNEWRFVRSMAESHYGHAGTVHGDMMYISGGITHDTFQRELWCYDPARDTWTRRADMKELRGLHCMCTVGDRIFVMGGNHFRGSTDYDDVLACECYSPKIDQWTVVAPMPRGQSDVGVTVFQGQIYVVGGYSWNSRCMVDIVQRYDPEEDTWDHVFDILEPLGGIRACTMTVHLPEGSVDEVQIQEVPLTTGEN
- the si:rp71-68n21.9 gene encoding kelch-like protein 9 isoform X1, producing MLPKSGVKGAKEDTNLVTNRCFCHHRVGDDSGPGRLSLRFSRLSARRHSRAPSHPDRSAAPPPQRLAQQEDRVPLSNNVPPPVRAPAPAAAPHQVPSLALVSLAPATKIPPKRPDKSTKPKLPPRPLSKGFSSNEHSSNVLQGFNTFRASDVLCDVVLVPGDSQDTFPVHRVIMASSSDYFKAMFTGGMRETDMREIKLHGVTTLGLKNILDFIYTSKINLDMGNLQETLEAANFLQVIPVLSFCNQLLSSEITVDNCVEVECIASDLLLEDLQRNIAEFVSRNLSALVQCGRYLQLSKKTITGALASNSLNGLSEMELYQIAKAWVTHDSDKRRHSVYDLMRHIRFPLMSPSELIQISHEENVKDEESDSLMRSETSCINLLLEASNYQMMPFMQPGLQSERTQIRSDTTHIVALGGVMRQQLVVSRELRMYDNKTGHWRALKSMDVPCYQHGVALLGGFLFIVGGQSTYDTKGKTAIDSAYRYDPRFNVWLQIASLNEKRTFFHLSALKGKLYAVGGRNVAGEIDSVECYDLKTNEWRFVRSMAESHYGHAGTVHGDMMYISGGITHDTFQRELWCYDPARDTWTRRADMKELRGLHCMCTVGDRIFVMGGNHFRGSTDYDDVLACECYSPKIDQWTVVAPMPRGQSDVGVTVFQGQIYVVGGYSWNSRCMVDIVQRYDPEEDTWDHVFDILEPLGGIRACTMTVHLPEGSVDEVQIQEVPLTTGEN